A segment of the Desulfurobacterium pacificum genome:
ATTCTTTATATATTTGTAGCAAGCAAATTATACACGGGAGGGCAGATTGAAAAGCAGATTCCTTCTAATCGTTATTTTCAGTCTTTTCCCTGCACTATGCTACGGAGGAAACGATAACTCAGTATCCCTTTCCTACTCTGAAACTTCCGGAAATACTAACACAAAGGCTTTTTCTGCAGGATATCAGATAACAAAAGATATAGGAAAGTGGAATCTTTACTCTGAAGGAAACTACCTCTATAAAGAGGACAATGGAAAAGAAAGTGCCAACAGAGTGTCTATGGAAAACAGGGGTGAAAGAAGCATATCGGAAAAGCTGTCCTTCTTCGTGAAGAATTTTATTTTCTCCGACAGGTTTTCCGGTTACGATTTTAGAGTAGGAATTGGTCCCGGTATTGCGTGGTATCCTTTTAAAACCGAAAAACAGCAACTAAGGATAGGAACAACCGTCAGTTACGTTTACAATAACTACGCAGATGGAACTACAGACAGCTACGGTCAGTCTGAAATCTCTGTAGACTATACAAGACAGCTTAAAGAGAACGTTCAGCTTGAGCAAGGAATTGATTACCAAATATCTCTAAAAAACGGCAATGACTACTTCATTCACAGCAAAACCAATTTAAAAGTAGGATTAACTGAAAACCTTTCACTTGAGATTTCCTACACGGTTGACTACCAGAACTTGTTACCTGAAGGAACGGAATACCACACGGATAAAACGTTTTTTACGGGAGTTGTGTATAGCTTCTGATGGTTGAATGGATATTGTGGGAAATTTTGTTTGAAGCTGGAAAGAGAAGGGAGACGTTTTACTACAGCGAAGTGGTGAAAGAATTGCAAAAGAGGAAAATATCTATAGGTAAAGGGAGACTCGCTTATAGAAAGCTGGTTGGCTACTTGCACAGGGTTTGCTTCTACACGTACAACAACTGGAAAATCCTCCCCGGCTCCATCATCGTCACCAAAAAGGATAAAATCCCCTCCATCGGCTACTTTAAATTTCTAAATCAATTAGGCGTTTGCAAAGGCACAGACCTTTCAGCATGGGAAAGAGAAAAGAGGAGATTCTATGAGTTCTGTCGTAACTTTTGACGAAGAAACGCTCCAGGCACTTTACGGCGTTAAAAAACCTGCAAGCTACCTTTCTTTAGAGTTAAATCTAAAATACCACCGCTTTGAAGAAAGAGAAGTCAGGTTCGTTCTAACCTATCCAGACCTTTACGAAATCGGGACTTCCCATATAGGCGGAAAAATCCTCCTCCACACCATCAACAACCTGACAGACTTTGCCCTCATGCACAGAGCTTACCTGCCCCGACCCGACATGCAGGAATTTATGAAAAAGCGGGGAATTCCCCTTTTCACGATAGAAGAGAAGAGACCGGTGAGGGAGTATGAGTTGTGGGGATTTTCCCTGTCATCAGAACTCACCTACACCAACCTTCTTAAATGCCTTGAGCTTGCCGGTATTCCTCTACTTAGCGAAGAAAGAAAAGGCTTCCCGATAGTATTTGCAGGAGGTCCCTGCGTTTACAACCCCGTTCCGCTATCACCTTTCGTTGACTTCTTCTCAATCGGTGACGGCGAAGAAACTCTAATAGAGGTGGCAAAAACATTAAGAGAGGTTAAAAAGCAGGGAGGCAGCAGAGAAGACTTCCTTCACGCAATAAAAAACATTAAAGGAGTTTGGGTTCCGAAATTCGGCAGATATCCGGTCAAAAAAGCCATCTTTCATTCCTTTTCACCCACTTATTTCCACACCAACTTTCCCGTTCCAACGGTTGAAACATCTCAGGACAGAATAGCCATTGAAGCGTCCCGCGGATGTTTAAGGGGCTGCAGGTTCTGTCAGGCAGGCTACGTTTACAGACCTTACAGAGAAAAAGATGAAAATACAATTCTCAAAATCCTTGACGAAACGTTTAAAAACACAGGATACGAAGAAGCCTCTCTTTCTTCTCTTTCAATATCTGACCACAGCAGATTCAACCAATTAGTTCCGTTGATAATGGAATACTGCTACAAAAACACGATATCTCTTTCCCTTCCATCAATGAGAGTTAAAGGCTTCAATCCTGACTTAGCATCCCAACTGATGCAAGTTAAAAAAACAGGTTTTACGCTGGCACCTGAAGTAGGCTCAGACAGGCTGAGAAGTTGTATAAACAAAGACCTAACCAACGAAGACCTATACAGAGCAGTAGAAGGGCTGTTTGAAAGAGGCTGGAACAGGCTAAAGCTATACTTCATGATAGGACTACCCTTTGAAACGGAAGAAGACATAGATGCTCTCATAGAAATGCTCTGGCAGGTTCACAAAATCGGAAAACGATTTAAAGGCAGAAAACACTTAGCAGCAGGTATTTCCATATTCGTTCCCAAACCTTTTACTCCGTTTCAGTGGGAAGCCTTCAGCAGCAGAGAAGAAGCAGAAGAGAAAATCCAGAAAATCAAGAAAAAATCCCCCCGCACCTTCACCTTACGCTTCCACGACTACCGCCAATCTCTCATTGAAGCCATTCTAACGCGAGGCGATGAGGACACGGCAAAACTTCTACTTTCTGCCCACAAACACGGCTGCCAGCTTGACGAGTGGAACGAATACTTAAACTGGGAAGGCTGGCTGAAAGCCTTTGAAGAAACGGCATTTCCAGTTGAAAAGGCAATCGCCAAAAGAGATATAAATGAAGAACTACCCTGGGACTTTATAAAAGGCGTTGTAACGAAAAAGTTTCTGTTAAGAGAACTTGAAAAAGCAAAAAACGCCATCAGAACGCCAGACTGCAGAATAGCCGGATGCCACGGCTGCGGCGCCTGCACAAAAGAAGAAATAGAGAAGCTCAAAGAACACCCGATACCGGAAAAGATAGAATTCACCGTCCCGCCGCGCCCCAAAAAAGAATTTCCTCTAAAGAAGAAGTTAGCAGTCGTATTTGAAAAAGTGAAAGAAGCAAAATTCCTATCTCTTTTAGACTTGACGAGAGCCTTCACCCGGGCGTTCAGAAAATTCCAGATACCCTTAAGATATTCTCAAGGCTTTAACCCCCACCCCAAACTAAACATACTCTTAGGCTTACCCGTAGGCGTTGAAGGATTGGGCGAAATCGTCGAAGTAGAACTAACTGAAGACTTTACCTTTTCTAAAGAATTAATAAAAGAAATCAACAACTTCCTGCCCAACGGACTCAGGCTCAAGTCAGCCTTTGAAATAGACAAAAAAAGCAGCCTCATAAACAAAATCACAGAAGTAACCTACCACATAAAACCCCTAAAAGAAGCAGGAAACTGGGAATTCCTAAAAACAGGAACGCTCATAGACAGAAAAGGCAGAGAAATCAACCTGAAAGAGAAGATAAAATCCTACGGTTTCAAAGACGGAATACTAACGGTTGTTTTAACCGTTACAAACGGCAATATTTTAAACGTGCAAGACCTGCTCAACGCAGCAGGCTTAAACCTTGAAAACACAAAAGTATGGAGAGAACCGCTTGTCAAAAGTTAACAAACAGATTTTGATAAACGCTCACACAAAAGAAGTAAGAATAGCCGTTTTAGAAGACGGAGAGTTAGTAGAGTTCTACGTTGAAAGGAAAGGCAACAGAGGAACGGTCGGCAATATATACAAAGGAAGAGTCCACAAAATCGTTCCTGCCGTTCAGGCAGCATTCGTTGACATAGGCATATCTAAAAAAGCTTTCCTCTACGTAAAAGACGCCGTAACAGTAGAGATAGATGAAGAAGACGAACTTTTTGAAAGCGGCGAGTTTGAAATAGAGCTTCCATCAATAGAAGAGGTTTTATCGGAAGGACAAGAGGTTTTAGTTCAGGTAGCGAAAGAACCGATAGGAACAAAAGGTCCCCGCGTCACAACCAACATCACCGTCCCCGGACACTACTTAGTCCTTCTGCCCACAATAAACCGTATTGGAATATCAAGGAGAATAACCGACGAAAAAGAAAGAGAAAGACTAAAACAGATAGCCGAAAAGATAAAACCGGAAAATTACGGACTAATCATAAGGACGGCAGCAGAAGGAATTTCGGAAGAAGAAATAGAAAAAGATTTAGCCTACATACTAAAGGTCTGGAGAGGACTTTTAGAAAAGGCAGAAAAAAGACCTCCGCCGGCGCTTCTCTACCAAGACCTTGAAATAGTCCCCAAAACTTTAAGAGACCTCTTAACAGAAGACGTATCAGAAGTTCTCATAGATTCCCGCAAAGAATTTGAAAGGGCGGTCAGCTTTGCAAAAGCCTTTATCCCCAGACTTGCAAAGAGAATTAAGTTTTACGGTCAGAACGTTCCACTATTTGAAAAGTTCGGCGTTGAAAGGGCAATAGAAAAAGCGCTATCACGAAAGGTTTACCTTCCAAACGGCGGCTACATAGTTATAGATGAAACAGAGGCACTGGTTTCCATTGACGTTAACAGCGGAAAGTTCAGAAACACAAAAACGTTAGAAGAAACTGCTCTTGAAATAAACTTAGCAGCAGCAAAAGAGATAGCAAGACAGCTACGCTTAAGAGACATAGGCGGAATAATTGTCATTGACTTCATAGACATGAAAAACGAAGAAAACAAAAAACTGCTCCTTGAAACGTTAGAAAAAGAGTTAGCAAAAGACAGGGCAAGAACGAAAATCGTCAGCATGTCAGATTTAGGCTTGGTTGAAATGACGAGAAAAAGAGTAAAGAAAAGTTTAGGTAAAAGCCTGACAATGACGTGTCCCTACTGTGAAGGTAAAGGAAGAGTTAAATCTTTAGAAACCGTAACGTTTGAGGTGGAAAGGGAAATCCTTCAAAATCTTAAAACTAACCCTGCTCAGTGTAAAGTTATAAAAGTTTATGCAAATCCTTTAGTGGCGGAAAAACTGACAACGGACGAAAAAGATATAATTGAGAGAATTGAAAAGCTATACGACAAAGAAATAAAAGTTGTACCTGTTGAACACTACCACATAGAGAAATTTATGGTGGTTAAAGGATAAATTGAGAGGAGAACGATGAAAAGAAAGCTACTCTTGACCACAGCCTTAGGAATTGCCCTGTTTTCCTGTTCTAAAATCCCCACCACAACTCAGGAACAGTATAGAGAAGGGATTAAAGCCGCCTATCAGCAAGACTGGGGAAGAGCAGAAGAACTGCTAAAGAAAGCACTAAACGGCGAATTGTCACCGCAGCAGCAGGAAAAGGCAAAACTCTTTTTAGCCGATGCCTACTTTAACGACGGAGACTTTGAAAACGCAGCCTTAAACTACGAAGAGTTTTTAGAACTATACCCCGCATCACCTTACGCAAAAGACGCCATGTTCAGGTTGGGCGTCTGCTACCTCAATCTCATAAAAGGTCCTCAGTGGGACCAGACCTTCACAAAAAGAGCTATAAACACCTTTGAAAAATTCATAAAGCTCTACCCAAACGACCCTCGTGTTCCCAAAGCTAAAGAATACATTAAATTAGCAAGAAAAATCTTAGCAGAACACGACATCTACATCGGCGGCACCTACGACATGCTGAGAAAGTTTACCGCATCAATTCAAAGATACAAATTGGCAAAAGAGAAATACTCAGACGTTGAAGCACCCGACAGGCTTGATTACCTGCTTGGAAGAGCTTACTACTTCACTTACATTCAGGCTGACGATGAGATTTCAAGGCTGAAAGATAAGTTAGAGCAGGAAGAGGAAAGGCTTCACTCAAACGACCCGGACGAAAGAAGAGTAGCTAAATACAGAATAAAGCTGATAAAGTCAGACATAGAAAGGTGGAAGGAAACAGCTAAAAAGAACCACGTAATCGGCGAAAAGATACTCAAAGAAGTTGCCGAAAAGTATCCCAATTCACCTTACGGCATAAAAGCAAGGAGAATCCTCTTAGGCGAAAAAATCCTAAATGTTGAACCTGTAATAAACCCGATAAAACACTCCATTTGGTGGAAGATTAAAGAAACCTTTTAAGGAGGTAAAAAAGCTTGGATAGTATTGAAAAGCTCAAAGTTGCACTCAAAGCAGCACTTGACAAGAAAGCTGAAGACCCGACAATTTTAGACTTAAGAGGATTGACCACCTTAGCCGATTACTTCCTCATAGTTTCAGCAACGTCAGACACACACGCAAGAACGATAGCAGACGAAGTAGAACAAAAACTTAAAGAAAACGGTATCCTTCCGGTCAACGTAGAAGGATACGACCAGGCAAACTGGATTTTGATAGACTACGGTGACCTTATCGTTCACGTGTTCCGTCCAGAAACGAGAGAAACCTACAGCCTTGAAACGCTCTGGATGGATGCGCCAAGAATAGAACCTTCAGAGTTGATAAACGAATAATCGGGGCTCCTTCTGGAGTCCCTTTTAGCTGGAGAAGCTGTGAAAGTCAGAGTAGTAGCAGTTGGAAAAATCCCCCCTCACTTCCACCAAGCCCAAGAATACTACGCCCGCAGAGTTCCGTTCCTCAAAATCGTTGAAGTAAAAAAGAAAAAAACCGTTGAAGAAGAAGGAAAAGAACTTCTGAAAGAAGCAAAAGGCTTCACAGTAGCGTTAGACGAAAGAGGCAAGGAGCTGACCTCTATTGAGTTTGCCAGACTACTTTCCTCAAAAGCAAACCTTTCCTTTCTAATAGGCGGCGCAGACGGACTATCAGAAGAAGTAAAAACAAAAGCCGACTTTACCCTTTCCCTTTCAAAAATGACGCTCCAGCACGATGTAGCAAGAATCGTCCTTTTAGAACAAATTTACCGGGCTTACCTGATAAACAAAGGCTCACCTTACCATAGATAAAAATCGGCACTTGGCGCCCTGATAGGTATCAAGTTCTTCCATTCTTTTTCTTATCAGATTAATTACCCTATTCTTCTCTCTGTGGCTGCACCACTCAGGCGCTATCAGTAAGTCTTCAGGAGCTTCGCCTGTAACTCTTTGAACAACTATATCTGGGCGCAGCCTTTCTATAAACCTTACCGCAAGGTTAACGTAAGAATTCAGCTCCAAAAGAGAGAACTTTTCTCTCTCGTAAATTTCAGCTAACTTCGTATTTTTAATGACGTGGAGGGGGTGGATTTTTACGCCGTCAACCCTGATAGCTGAAAGGAAGTCAGCAGTTTCAAGCATATCTTCTTCATCTTCAAGGGGAATTCCCAGAATAACGTGAGCACAAATCTTTATTTTTTCAAACCGACGCGTCCTTAAAACGGCATCAATAAAGTCGGAAACGCCGTGTCTCCTGTTCATCCACCTTAAAGATTTAAAGTGAGGGCTTTCCAGTCCGTACTCTATCCATACCTGATAGTCTTCGGTGTAGGAATTTATAAGCTCAAGGACTTCATCTGGAACGCAGTCAGGTCTCGTTCCAATTATTATTCCAACAACTTCGCTAAACTTTCTTACCGTATCGTAGATTTCCTTTAACTTTTCAACAGGCGCGTAGGTATTGGTAAAAGCCTGAAAGTAAACCAAAAACTTCTCTGCCCCATAGCGCCTTTTAACCCTTTCAATTCCTTTAGCTATCTGTTCTTCAACGCTTAAAAGCCTTTTGTCAGGGTTATATTCGGAACCAGCGTAACAGTAGATACATCCCCCCGTCCCTTTCGTCCCATCTCTGTTGGGACAGGTAAAACCTGCATCTACCGTTACCCTGTAAACCTTTGCGTTAAAAGTTTTCCTGAGGTATTCAGAAAAGGAGAAATACCTCATTACTCCTCTTCTTCTTCAAACTCTATACCGATAGGAACGAATTCCGCAATATCTTCCAGTCCCCATTCTTTAAACTTGTTAAAGCCCTCTTCTTCGCACTCTAACGGAACGACAAAGATAAATCCTTCACCTGACATTCTGCAGTGTTCCGCTATGGCTTTTGCCTTAGCTTCTGCTTCTTCAGTATTAACGGTTTGACAGTCTTCAACTTGAACAGCTATCTGGTGTCTTTCGCCGTTTTCGTCCTCGTAAACGGCTAAAAAGTCTGGAAGGTATTCCTCCTCTTCCGACTGAGGTTCATAAACCTCAAACCCCTCCTCTTCCATGAGAACTGCCATGATTTCAATTAATTCTTCTTTCGTTAACCTTTCTTCCATCTCTTCTCCCCACATTAATTTCGGTTTTCAGTCCATTTTCAATTATAATTTTTTTACTCTTAACATGTGTTAAAACCAAAAAGGACTACTGAATGATAGGGACTGCAGAAGTAAAGTCAAGGGCGCAAGAAATACTGAAACCTTTAGCCGAAGGGCTGAAAAGCTTAGGAATAACTCCAAACCTGTTAACAGTAGCAGGCTTCATTTTCTCTCTGGTTAGCAGTTTCTTTATCTGCATCGGAAGTCTAATTGGTGGAGCGTTCTTCTTCGCTCTTTCAGGTTTGTGTGATATGTTAGATGGAATAGTGGCAAGAACAACTAACAGCACCACTAAATTCGGTGCTTTTTTAGATTCCTTCTTAGACAGATACGCTGATTTTTTCCCTCTATCAGCAATAGCTTTCTTAGCTTTTAAGGAACAAGACTCTTTACTGCTGGCGTTTTCACTTCTTTCTCTAATGGGTTCGTTCGCCACAAGCTATGCAAGAGCAAGAGCGGAAAGTTTAGGAGCAGACTGCAAAGCTGCATTGCTTGAAAGACCAGAGCGGTTTCTGTTGATACTGTTAGCCCTACTAACAGGATACCTCAACTTTTTCATAGGCGTCCTGGCGGTATTTTCTAACGTTACGGCGGTTCAAAGGTTAATCTGCGCTTTTAAAAGGTTAAAATGAAAAAACTGCTTCCGTTCTTAGCAGTTCTCCTTTTTATCTCTACTTTCATTACCTATGCGTTACGCGATTTTCTCTTCCCAAAAGAAGTAAACGTTAAACTGAAAATTAAAAAGGGAGAAAGCGTTAAGCAGGTAATTGAAAGGCTCAAGGAGCAAAACGTTATCTCTCACGTTTTACCGGTCTATATCTGGGTTAAACTCAAGAAACTTAAAGTGAAGGAAGGATGTTACGAGTTTAGCGGTAAACTAACTGCAGGAGAAATTCTTGAAGAGTTCACCAAAGGGCATCCCTGCCTTGTTTCTTTTACAATTCGTCCAGGTGATGACTTGTTTTCTGTTGATAAAACGCTGAGCCAAACGGGAATCTGCTCAAAGGGTGAAGTTTTAAAGCTTTCAAAAGATAAAGATTTTTTGAAAAAGCTGAATATCCCTTTTTTAGAAGGATACCTGTTTCCCGATACTTACAAAGTAGCACAAGAAGCAAACTGCAGAAAGGCTCTAAGCGTTCCAGTAAAAGAATTTAAAGATAGAGTATATCCGCTGTTTGAAGGTTATAACCCTCCTCCTTTAGTAAAAAAGGCGTTAAAGAAAGTAACTTTACCGAAAATTCTCATTGTTGCCTCAATAATAGAAAAAGAAACGTCCAACGAAAAGGAAAAACCTTTAATAGCGAGCGTAATATACAACAGGCTTACAAAAGGGATGAAACTCCAGTGTGACCCAACCGTTTTTTACGCCTACAAAATGGCAGGGATAGAGAAGAAAAGGCTTCACAGGGGAGATGTGGATTTTCCATCTCCGTACAATACCTATTACGTAAGGGGCTTACCCCCAACGCCCATCTGTAATCCATCTCTCAGTTCCATTAAAGCTGCCATGTATCCTGCCAAAACCCAATACCTTTACTTCGTGGCATATGGCAATAAACACCTTTTCTCAAAAAGCTATAATCAACATTTAAAACTAATCAGGGAAATTTACAGGTATGGCAAAGCGGTTCGTAATAGATAGCGCTGGAGAAAAATACCCCTTCTCAAGGGGCGTTTTGGTAAGGTCTTTAACCAAAGCAGGACTTACCGTTGAAGAGGCTTACAAGATAGCAGACGAGGTTGCTTCCTCGTTTAAAGGCACTATCACTTCTGAAGAGCTGACAAACTTAGTTTATTCTATTTTGAAAAAGAAATTCGGAACAAAGGTTGCGCGGCGCTACAAGAGGTTAGTTGGTGAAAGAGAAATTTTAGTCGCAGAACCAGACGGCAAAACGTTCGTTCCTTTCTCAAGGGGAATTTTAGCAGGTTCTATCCGTTCGGCAGGGGCAAGCGTTCAGGAAGCGTTTGAGATAGCGAAAGAAGTTGCGGAGGCTTTAAGGAAAAAAGGAGTTTTCCGCGTAACGAGAAACGAACTGAGAGAGATTACCGCGGAATTGATAAGCAAAAGGTTAGGAAAAGAGTTCAGCAAGAGATACTTACTCTGGCGGAAAATCAAACATTTAGGAAAGCCTTTAATCATTTTGATAGGCGGAGCAACCGGTGTAGGGAAATCTCGCCTCGCCGCAGAGCTTGCAGGCATTTTGGAAATCAACAGGATGGCGTCAACCGATTCTATAAGAGAAGTTATGAGGAAGATGATTTCAAAGGAGTTAGTTCCTTCCATACACGTATCAAGTTACGAAGCCGGAAAGGTTATCTACAAGTTCGGTGAAATGAGTAAGAAAGACAAGATTATCTACGGATTTTTAGACCAGGCTGAAAAGGTTTTGACCGGCGTTGAGGCGGTAGTGTGCAGAGCTATTAAAGAGAACGTCAGTTTAGTTGTTGAAGGAATACACCTGCTACCTGGTTCTTTCAAAAAGTTCTGCGACAAAGCGTACGTTGTGGAAATCCTACTAACAACCTTAGATGAAGAGATTCACAAAAGCCGATTCTACTCACGGGAGAAAAAATCCTCCCGCACCAGCAAAAAATACCTGCGCAACTTTAGAGCGATAAGAATCATTCAGGATTTTCTCTACCACCTGGCAAAAGAGAACGGAACGCCAATAGTTGAAAACATAGATTTTGATGAAACGAGAGACAGAGTTCTTCAAATAATTACAGATTCTCTCATCAAACAGGTAGGAGTGTAGGATGCTGGCGGTTTATGTGGGGGTGGGTGGATTTTTAGGCGCAATAGCGAGATTTCTCATAGCCGGATTCGTTCAGAAAACGTTAGGAACAACGTTTCCAGTAGGAACGTTATGCGTCAACGTTTTAGGAAGCTTCTTGATAGGTTTTTTAGTAATGGTGTTTGAATACGTTATAGCACCAGAATGGAAAGCAATGTTAATAACAGGTTTTTTAGGGGCATTAACAACCTTTTCAACCTTCAGCTACGAAACAGTAGTTCTTATACAGGAGGGGCTTTTCCTTAAAGCGTTTTTCAACGTTGCCGTTAACGTAATAACCTGTCTTACAGCAACCACAGGAGGTATAGCTTTTTTCCGTCTCCTATTTAGAGTTTAACAGTGTCATTGGTATAATTGATTAATAATTTAATCGGGGGGAGAAAATGAAGAAGTTTTTATTATTTCTACTTTTCTCACTATCAACGCCAGCCTTTGCAGGTAGTTTTCCACCAGAACTTGAAAACTTCCTAAAAATTAAAGAGTTCAAAGCAAAATACCGGATAAAACTGAAAACGGAAAATGTAAAGAGCGCAAGAGAAGGGACTTACACCTACTACAGAAAAGAAGATAAAAGCAGAATAGACATGTCAGTTCCTTCCCAAAACGTAGAAACAAGAACCTACACCATAAATAACAAAAGTTACGCCTGTGCTAAAACCCCACAAGACCGATGGTTTTGCTTCCTCATGGGTTCTACAAACTTCACTTCCCGTCAAACAGAAAAGCCCCTAAACATGAACGACCTTTTCTCCTCGGAAAAGGAATACAAGAAAATCGGTACAAAGATTGTTAACGGACACAAAACTACCTGCTACTTAGTAAAAGATGGAGAGAAAACAACAATATGCGCCGATAAAGACGGCATCGTCTGGTATTTAAAAACAGAAGGTAACGAAAGTACTATGGAAATGACCTTAGAAGAATTCAGGAAAAAGGTATCCAACGATGCCTTTAAACTACCCGCTCCTCCACTTGCTCCATCACCTGCACCTCAGATGCCGCCAGGTCAATTTCCGCCTCCACCGGGGAACC
Coding sequences within it:
- a CDS encoding 23S rRNA (pseudouridine(1915)-N(3))-methyltransferase RlmH, yielding MKVRVVAVGKIPPHFHQAQEYYARRVPFLKIVEVKKKKTVEEEGKELLKEAKGFTVALDERGKELTSIEFARLLSSKANLSFLIGGADGLSEEVKTKADFTLSLSKMTLQHDVARIVLLEQIYRAYLINKGSPYHR
- a CDS encoding TIGR01212 family radical SAM protein (This family includes YhcC from E. coli K-12, an uncharacterized radical SAM protein.), whose protein sequence is MRYFSFSEYLRKTFNAKVYRVTVDAGFTCPNRDGTKGTGGCIYCYAGSEYNPDKRLLSVEEQIAKGIERVKRRYGAEKFLVYFQAFTNTYAPVEKLKEIYDTVRKFSEVVGIIIGTRPDCVPDEVLELINSYTEDYQVWIEYGLESPHFKSLRWMNRRHGVSDFIDAVLRTRRFEKIKICAHVILGIPLEDEEDMLETADFLSAIRVDGVKIHPLHVIKNTKLAEIYEREKFSLLELNSYVNLAVRFIERLRPDIVVQRVTGEAPEDLLIAPEWCSHREKNRVINLIRKRMEELDTYQGAKCRFLSMVR
- the rsfS gene encoding ribosome silencing factor, with the protein product MDSIEKLKVALKAALDKKAEDPTILDLRGLTTLADYFLIVSATSDTHARTIADEVEQKLKENGILPVNVEGYDQANWILIDYGDLIVHVFRPETRETYSLETLWMDAPRIEPSELINE
- a CDS encoding ATP cone domain-containing protein, producing MAKRFVIDSAGEKYPFSRGVLVRSLTKAGLTVEEAYKIADEVASSFKGTITSEELTNLVYSILKKKFGTKVARRYKRLVGEREILVAEPDGKTFVPFSRGILAGSIRSAGASVQEAFEIAKEVAEALRKKGVFRVTRNELREITAELISKRLGKEFSKRYLLWRKIKHLGKPLIILIGGATGVGKSRLAAELAGILEINRMASTDSIREVMRKMISKELVPSIHVSSYEAGKVIYKFGEMSKKDKIIYGFLDQAEKVLTGVEAVVCRAIKENVSLVVEGIHLLPGSFKKFCDKAYVVEILLTTLDEEIHKSRFYSREKKSSRTSKKYLRNFRAIRIIQDFLYHLAKENGTPIVENIDFDETRDRVLQIITDSLIKQVGV
- the mltG gene encoding endolytic transglycosylase MltG — translated: MKKLLPFLAVLLFISTFITYALRDFLFPKEVNVKLKIKKGESVKQVIERLKEQNVISHVLPVYIWVKLKKLKVKEGCYEFSGKLTAGEILEEFTKGHPCLVSFTIRPGDDLFSVDKTLSQTGICSKGEVLKLSKDKDFLKKLNIPFLEGYLFPDTYKVAQEANCRKALSVPVKEFKDRVYPLFEGYNPPPLVKKALKKVTLPKILIVASIIEKETSNEKEKPLIASVIYNRLTKGMKLQCDPTVFYAYKMAGIEKKRLHRGDVDFPSPYNTYYVRGLPPTPICNPSLSSIKAAMYPAKTQYLYFVAYGNKHLFSKSYNQHLKLIREIYRYGKAVRNR
- a CDS encoding TIGR03936 family radical SAM-associated protein — encoded protein: MSSVVTFDEETLQALYGVKKPASYLSLELNLKYHRFEEREVRFVLTYPDLYEIGTSHIGGKILLHTINNLTDFALMHRAYLPRPDMQEFMKKRGIPLFTIEEKRPVREYELWGFSLSSELTYTNLLKCLELAGIPLLSEERKGFPIVFAGGPCVYNPVPLSPFVDFFSIGDGEETLIEVAKTLREVKKQGGSREDFLHAIKNIKGVWVPKFGRYPVKKAIFHSFSPTYFHTNFPVPTVETSQDRIAIEASRGCLRGCRFCQAGYVYRPYREKDENTILKILDETFKNTGYEEASLSSLSISDHSRFNQLVPLIMEYCYKNTISLSLPSMRVKGFNPDLASQLMQVKKTGFTLAPEVGSDRLRSCINKDLTNEDLYRAVEGLFERGWNRLKLYFMIGLPFETEEDIDALIEMLWQVHKIGKRFKGRKHLAAGISIFVPKPFTPFQWEAFSSREEAEEKIQKIKKKSPRTFTLRFHDYRQSLIEAILTRGDEDTAKLLLSAHKHGCQLDEWNEYLNWEGWLKAFEETAFPVEKAIAKRDINEELPWDFIKGVVTKKFLLRELEKAKNAIRTPDCRIAGCHGCGACTKEEIEKLKEHPIPEKIEFTVPPRPKKEFPLKKKLAVVFEKVKEAKFLSLLDLTRAFTRAFRKFQIPLRYSQGFNPHPKLNILLGLPVGVEGLGEIVEVELTEDFTFSKELIKEINNFLPNGLRLKSAFEIDKKSSLINKITEVTYHIKPLKEAGNWEFLKTGTLIDRKGREINLKEKIKSYGFKDGILTVVLTVTNGNILNVQDLLNAAGLNLENTKVWREPLVKS
- a CDS encoding Rne/Rng family ribonuclease: MSKVNKQILINAHTKEVRIAVLEDGELVEFYVERKGNRGTVGNIYKGRVHKIVPAVQAAFVDIGISKKAFLYVKDAVTVEIDEEDELFESGEFEIELPSIEEVLSEGQEVLVQVAKEPIGTKGPRVTTNITVPGHYLVLLPTINRIGISRRITDEKERERLKQIAEKIKPENYGLIIRTAAEGISEEEIEKDLAYILKVWRGLLEKAEKRPPPALLYQDLEIVPKTLRDLLTEDVSEVLIDSRKEFERAVSFAKAFIPRLAKRIKFYGQNVPLFEKFGVERAIEKALSRKVYLPNGGYIVIDETEALVSIDVNSGKFRNTKTLEETALEINLAAAKEIARQLRLRDIGGIIVIDFIDMKNEENKKLLLETLEKELAKDRARTKIVSMSDLGLVEMTRKRVKKSLGKSLTMTCPYCEGKGRVKSLETVTFEVEREILQNLKTNPAQCKVIKVYANPLVAEKLTTDEKDIIERIEKLYDKEIKVVPVEHYHIEKFMVVKG
- a CDS encoding DUF481 domain-containing protein, yielding MKSRFLLIVIFSLFPALCYGGNDNSVSLSYSETSGNTNTKAFSAGYQITKDIGKWNLYSEGNYLYKEDNGKESANRVSMENRGERSISEKLSFFVKNFIFSDRFSGYDFRVGIGPGIAWYPFKTEKQQLRIGTTVSYVYNNYADGTTDSYGQSEISVDYTRQLKENVQLEQGIDYQISLKNGNDYFIHSKTNLKVGLTENLSLEISYTVDYQNLLPEGTEYHTDKTFFTGVVYSF
- a CDS encoding outer membrane protein assembly factor BamD, encoding MKRKLLLTTALGIALFSCSKIPTTTQEQYREGIKAAYQQDWGRAEELLKKALNGELSPQQQEKAKLFLADAYFNDGDFENAALNYEEFLELYPASPYAKDAMFRLGVCYLNLIKGPQWDQTFTKRAINTFEKFIKLYPNDPRVPKAKEYIKLARKILAEHDIYIGGTYDMLRKFTASIQRYKLAKEKYSDVEAPDRLDYLLGRAYYFTYIQADDEISRLKDKLEQEEERLHSNDPDERRVAKYRIKLIKSDIERWKETAKKNHVIGEKILKEVAEKYPNSPYGIKARRILLGEKILNVEPVINPIKHSIWWKIKETF
- a CDS encoding CDP-alcohol phosphatidyltransferase family protein; this encodes MIGTAEVKSRAQEILKPLAEGLKSLGITPNLLTVAGFIFSLVSSFFICIGSLIGGAFFFALSGLCDMLDGIVARTTNSTTKFGAFLDSFLDRYADFFPLSAIAFLAFKEQDSLLLAFSLLSLMGSFATSYARARAESLGADCKAALLERPERFLLILLALLTGYLNFFIGVLAVFSNVTAVQRLICAFKRLK